A segment of the Corythoichthys intestinalis isolate RoL2023-P3 chromosome 16, ASM3026506v1, whole genome shotgun sequence genome:
AATGTTTCTGTTGCAGCGTTTGGATGATGGATCCAAAGACTTGTCCAAGATTTTAGGGTACGAATGAGCTAGAGGGCAAACTGACAAACAGCGTGTTAATCAGTGCACATTGAGGAGAAGCAACAGATAAACGGCCAATATTGCTCATCCATCCTGTTGCCAATCATATAAATGAAAATTGTATCATTATTTGACTTTTTCCACAGCTGTTtggtatacaggtagtccccgttttacgaacgagttccgttcctacgctggcgtcaTAAccagaatttccgcgtaagtcgtaATTAACCctgtaagtaccccaaaataactattgaaaaagtccaaaagtattgtattttgtttaatgatggaggatacactgccctctagtggcagtgTTCGGTCTGGCTAGGCTGCTGCCTTGTATGACAGAcgcagactcagacgtctgacattgATAAAGGACAGATCAGAGCCGCACTTTGGTTTGGCCCACAGaatgctgtaagttgtttcagctaatatatttttgtgtatgcatttgtaattaagtttacagctacagtttgtggagttacatgcGAGCAATTTGTTATGAGAGTTAAATacattagcatttgtagcatttaagctagcggacttttgttaggttAATTATGCTAATTTTATCTACTAAATTTAGattttgatcagactagatggacgtttgaacgccAGTTGTTTTgtatcaagtgttttattgttaaaatgtgtatcATTTTAACATAATTGTACATATGTGTGGTACAGCTTTACAAACtgccaaaagtgaaggaaggaaaaagcttcaaaaagcacaagtgccttatttgctgtctgtaaagctgaacaatttcacatttagtgaggagagaacatgtcatattaattaattaaagtaaaaaaataaaatactgtgaggtacaatatgctactgtttatgcgactaagaaaaaaatgactggagaaaAAATGGCGGTCGAGACTCCtgcgtcataaagtcgaaatcgcgtaagtcgagtacgtcgtaacccatgGACTGTATTAGCCTAGTTTAATACTGGTTGAAGGTCTGTCACGTCCCCACTCAGGTTATTGTTGCTGTTCTTTTGGACACTAACTTGGGGTGCTTTCACAcgagcactgtttggtctgttttaaacggaccagagttctttttgtCAGATAGTCCGCTTCATTTAGTAAATGTCAACGTGCGTCCAAACACTAGTTCAGACCATACAAACAAACTCTGGCCGGCTCAAAAATCGTGCGTCTTGGTTCACCATAAGCGAACCTTGCTTCGCTTGTAAATGCAACcggagcagggtgcgcttttgctactttatgtgcaTTGTGACGCTACACGCAGGGCAATCTTGGAAGCGGAAGAACAGTGCGCACGCTATTAAGAATCTACATTGGCAAAATAACAGACGATTAAAgtcaaatgttgttgtgctgcactaagcagttgcatttgattcACAAAATCGGGTTCTACTGTGTCggctgtgttttgcatgctgtcccTAAACGGACCGTGTGAGAGTGACAGTGGCCGTGAGAGGCGGAGCCTCTCGGGGCGGCTGTTTTGTGtgtctcgctctcctggaagtgccgacaatttgacagttcaaaaagtcacaaaagacAGCAATTGCACGCCTTTGTGATTTGGGGTACCACCGGAggttggtagagtagccaaaaattttactcaagagtagcttactttaaaataatattattcaagtaagagtaaaagtagtcatccaaaaaaggtacccaagtacaagtaaaaatgtatccagtactcaagtgatgagtaacattttgagtagctGTTACGTTCGTGAGCAGAGAACCCTAAAGCAGGCACATGAGATGGCGtggtaagcagtgttgttaatcttactgaaaaaaagtaattaattatagttacaaattacttctcccaaaaagtaattgcgttagtaactcaattacctgaatgtaagagtaattagttacttggcaaagtaattggtgataattacttttttttttttttttccctcaaaaaaaaaaaaaaaaaaaaaaaaaaaaaacattggccacactatgtgaagtttttgtgaaggtttttggtacaattggcccgagcccaattctttatcctaatttaccctttaccctgaatcaactgttaaaagttgttaaaattgctcccattattgcatttgttcccttctctctactttcgacatatgaaagttttaaaactgtttcatcatttaaagatagattcaagtcaagattttgccgatttagaagtattttagataaaaagttacttaggtttgctaggaaggttctctacaacagagccgtcctaaaaagtctactgctttaagatggcggctgtctactaacgcatttagtgccatgcagtgttgttaattttactttaaaaaagtaattaattacagttacaaattacttctcccaaaaagtaattgcgttagtaactcagttacctgaatgtaagagtaattagttacttggcaaagtaactagtgatattttttttttcctcaaaaaaaaaaaaaaaaaaaaaacacaggtcacacaatgtgaagcttaaagggtttgggggacaattggccctagcccaattctttaccctccacttaactagacacaagggtattgcgataactagctagtaacctttgctatgtgtggaagtcatttaaagttgtgaatcaatcgttaaagttgttaaaatttctcccgttattgcatgagttcccttctgtctactttaaacatgtgtaagttttaaaattgtttcatcatttaaagatagatttaagttaagattttgtcgatttaggagcattttagattaaaaaaaattacttaggttcgctaggaaggatctctacatcagggccttcctgagaggtttactgctttaagatggcggctgtttacaaacgcatgtagtccttaaaacatgttggcaatgcagcagtgtctgccatttgcatctagttctataatatgatatctaccgtgtcatgtgggtgtagtttgtcggctatggctgcagtcgggTATTAtttgagccacctagcatcgcggttgcaacggcgtcttccccactcctgctctgctctcgtccccgtgagtccgtttctctcagacttttttttattcaaccaacttagtaacgcatagtaacgcacgcctttcccgcctcagtaacggtaacggcgttgccaagatgagaaaagtaattaattagattactcattactgaaaaaaataacgccgttagtaacgccgttatattgtaacgccgttattaacaacactggtggtaaGGAGTCAAAAAGTTTATTTGTTCCCGAGTCGTGGTGTTCTTCGTTGAAGAGAGCCTGGGCGAAGGTAGCAAAAGACGTGAGGCGTTGGCGGGATCCTAGGACAAGGCAAAAGGTCGATGATCAGATAAGGTCAatcaaaaactttcaaaacgcGAGAAGGCACTAACAGTATACTGAAAGAGACGATCCAGCGACGTGGTGGAGCTCTGGCTGGCTTATATAGGCTGGTGATGGTGATTGCTGACAGCTGCCGTCGCTCCACCCGTCAGGTGCTGGGCCTGTAATTGGATGACACACACAGCCACACACCTGCCCAGCCCTGGGCctgacagtacccccccctctaCGTGCGTCTCCGGGCGCACGACGCAAAGAATCCGGGTGGGCCCGATGGAAATCCCGGATAAGGGAACGACAGAGGATCTGGCGCGCCGGGACCCAACTACGCTCCTCcgggccatagccctcccaaTCCACCAAGTACTGCAGGCCGCGGCCCCGGCGGCGGACATCCAGGAGCCGCTCCACCCTGAAGGCCGGATGCCCGTCGATCGACAGAGGCGGCGGAGGGGGCGGAATAGGGGGGGACAAGGGACTCACCCCCACAGGTTTCACCTGGGACACGTGAAAGGTGGGATGGACCCGAAGGGCTGCTGGAAGCTTAAGGCGAACGGCGCATGGGTTGACCACCTTGACGATCTCGTAAGGGCCGACGACTCGAGGGGCCAACTTCCTTGATTCCGTCTTGAGCGGCAGATCCCTGGAGGACAGCCAGACCTTTTGGCCAACTTTGTAGGCAGGTGCTGGGGCACGGCGACAGTTGGCCTGTTCTTGGGTACGTGTAGACGACTGACTGAGTGCAGCACGGGCTTGATCCCAGATCTTGGCACACTCGGCAAGGTGTGCTTGTACCGAAGGGACGGCAATCTCAGCCTCCATAGATGGGAACAAGGGAGGTTGGTAGCCGAGTGAGCACTGGAAGGGGGACAGATTGGAAGATGCGTTAGGTAGCGAGTTATGTGCGTACTCAACCCAGGGCAGCTTATCACTCCAGGTAGTCGGCCGGGCCTGGGTGGTGCAACGGAGTGCTGCCTCTAGCTGCTGGTTCGCGCGTTCACACTGTCCATTGGTCTGGGGGTGAAAACCAGAGGAGAGACTTGTAGCAATACCAAGAGCGGAGCAGAAGGCTGACCAGACGTGGGAGGTGAACTGGGGCCCGCGGTCTGAGACTATGTCGGCTGGAATCCCGTGTAGGCGAAACACGTGCTCGACCAGTAAGTCTGCGGTCTCCTTGGCTGTGGGGAGTTTTCTGAGGGCGACAAAGTGAGCAGCTTTGGAGAAACGGTCAACAATGGTTAAAATGACAGTATGACCCCGAGATGGCGGGAGTCCAGTGACAAAGTCTATGGCAATGTGAGACCAAGGACGGCTTGGTATCGGCAACGGGAGGAGCAGGCCTGAGCTCGGCTTGGTGGATGACTTGCTACGGGCACACACGTGGCAGGCAGAGACAAAGGACCGGCAATCCTCCCTCATGGTGGGCCACCAGAAATGCTGGCGCAAAACAGCCAAGGTGCGGGTGATGCCAGGGTGGCAAGTCAGGCGGGAGGTGTGTGCCCACTCCAGCACCAGGGACAAACAGATCACTCTGTGTTCCCTGTCGGGGGTCCGGATACTGGCCCTGAGCCGCCAAAACCTCAGCCTCCAGGTCCGTCATTGCTGCAGCTACCACACAGGATGGTGGGAGGATATGTGCGGGTACCTCTTCGGAGTCGACGGGTTGGTAAAGGCGGGACAGGGCATCTGCCTTCCCATTCTTTGAGCCTGGGACATAGGACAAGGTGAAATCGAATCTGCTAAAAAACATGGCCCACCTGGCTTGACGGGGGTTCAGCCTGCGGGCTGACTTGAGATATTCTAGATTCTTGTGGTCTGTCCAAACCACAAAAGGATGTTGTGCACCTTCCAGCAGGTGGCGCCATTCCTCCAGGGCTAACTTTACAGCTAGCAGCTCACGATCCCCAATGGCGTAGTTACGTTCTGCGGGACTGAGCCTATGGGAGAAGTAGGCACAGGGGTGTACTTTCCCATCCCCCAGCCTACGCTGTGAGAGGACAGCACCCACCCCCAGCTCAGATGCATCCACCTCCACGATGTATTGCAGTGTGGGGTCCGGATGAGCGAGCACAGGGGCCGACGTGAAGCGGGCCTTAAGGTCGCAGAAGGCAGTCTCGGCGGCATCAGACCACCGGAACGGAGTGTTGGTGGAAGTGAGGGCCGTGAGAGGGGCTGCTATCTGGCTATAGTTGCGTATGAATCGCCGGTAAAAGTTCGCAAACCCCAGGAAGCGCTGCAGCTGTTTCCGGTCGCCCGGCCTGGGCCACTGGGAGACAGCGGTGACCTTTGCGGGATCCATCCGGAGTTCCCCGTCGGCCACGACGAACCCAAGAAAGGAAGTCTCATGGACATGGAAGGCACACTTCTCAGCCTTCACGTAGAGGCGATTCTCCAGGAGCCTTTGCAGCACCTGCCGCACGTGCCGCTCGTGCTCTGCCGGGGTACGAGAGTAGATCAGTATGTCatccagatagacaaaaacgaaCCTGTTCAACATGTCCCGAAGGACATCGTTGACGAGGGCCTGGAACACGGCAGGCGCGTTGCAGAGGCCAAATGGCATCACCAGATATTCGAAATGGCCCAGGGTGGTGATGAAGGCGGTCTTCCATTCATCCCCCTCTCTGATGCGAACCAGGTGGTAGGCATTTCGGAGATCCAGCTTGGTGAAAATGCGGGCGCCATGGAGCGGCGTGAAGGCAGAATCAATAAGTGGCAGAGGGTACCTGTTCTTGATGGTGATAGCGTTCAGACCACGGTAGTCAATGCAGGGCCGTAACGTGCCATCCTTTTTCCCAGTGAAAAAGAAGCCTGCACCAACCGGGGAAGAGGAGGGTCGGATGATGCCTGCAGCCAATGAGTCGGCGATGTATCTCTCCAGGGCCTCCTGCTCGGGCTGCGAGATGTTGTAAAGGCGTCCCGTAGGCAGAGTGGCACCCGGCCGGAGCTCAATGGCGCAATCATAGGGGCGATGAGGAGGAAGAGCGGCTGCGTGGTCCTTGCTGAAGACTAGTGCAAGGTCATGGTAACAGTTAGGAACGGCAGAGAGGTCAGGCGTGGGTGGCGTTGGAGCTGGTCTAGAGGGAACAAGAGCAGACTGCAAACAATTTGTGTGACACGTGGGACTCCATGCTATCAGCTTGGGGTGAGACCAGTCAATACTTGGGTTGTGCACTCTGAGCCAAGGAAGGCCCAGCACTAAGGGTGTGCGTGGGCAATCAAAAACATAAAAAGCGGTTACCTCACGATGATTCCCGGAGAGGCAGAGGTTAATGGGCTCTGTTTGGTCTGTCTGTTAAAGcactccttggagaaagactcatacagtcaatgtcatggcctgcaaatagctcagatctcaaccctattgataacctgtggtggaaattgaaaagaaTAATGGTCCacggcaaggctccgacctgcaaggatgatctggcaactgcaatcaaagagagttggcaccaattgatgaagaatactcataaagtccatgcctcagagactgcaagctgtcataaaagccagatgtggtgctactaaatactagggatgtgttttgattgttatttctttgtttgtttctcatgattccatattttttcctcagaatggagtgattccatatatatttccctgcacttgctctataaaattaacatttactgaccacagcaatgttttttattcatttcttttagtgtttctgaatgataaagagttgcacttttggactaattcattattttttcaagctttttaactgagtttgttctacatgataaaatgtttgagtgagtgctcgtccgagactggtgattccatactttttgctagggtttGTATATACTCCAGTTCCCTCGGCATAGAGTCGTCAGGGAGCGACACCGCCGCGGCCCGGTCGAGCGGTGAAGTAATTTATGCTACATTACTTGCAGCGTCACAGTACCACACTGTGTCAATACAAGCTCCCACCCTCCCAGGGAaatatttcctcttctatttgtccaatcgGTGAGTGTGTCTTCCGTCCATGTGATGCTACTCAgaaagttcggttggcgcagtgtgaatgctgaacctttttAACAGGTCATTATCAAGGGGTGTAGTGAGGcagctctccaaccggaccctggtcctcttggccTATTGTGAAAGCGCTCTTACCACTCTGTCATTCGTGAACCGATCATCTAGAAACTCTGTAGCTATAAAGCATATCGATCTTCGCAgcccaatttatttattttagggctgtcaaaattatcgcgttaacaggcggtaattaatttttgtaattaatcacattaaaatgtttgacgcaattaacgcacatgccccgctcaaacagattaaaatgacagcacagtgtaatgtccacttgttatttgtgtttttttagttttggcgccctctgctggcacttggtgcgactgattttataggattcagcacccatgagcattgtgtaattattgacatcaacaatggcaagctactaatttatttattgattgaaaattttacaaattttattaaaacgaaaacattaagaggggttttaatataacatttctataacttgtactaacatttattttttaagaactacaagtctttctatccatggatcgctttaacagaatgttaataatgttaatgccatcttgttaatttattgttataataaacaaatacagtacttatgtaccgtatgttgaatgtatatatccatcttgtgtcttatctttccattccaacaataattaacagaaaaatatggcatattttatagatggtttgaattgcgattaattacgattaattaatttttaagctgtaattaacgcgattaaaaattttaatcatttgacagccctaatttatttattttttatttttgtatcagGGCTGTCTAATTAATTGCAGAATTATAGTTGGATGGAGGGGAGAGGGAGTGCTTCTCTAGGTTAGGTATTTGCCATTTGAGCGCATTGCGTaattattgttgcctgtaggttacGAGTTGCTTGGTGTAGATGATTTAGCCAGGAGAGGGcagccttcagcctgtaatATCACACATGTGCTAAGGGGTAATCCTttatcagtgccattgacgatgatatacgtccaatcatgtggctcgtaaatgagtttgtcactcgtAGATGTCCACTTCATTTCAATTTGGAGGATTTGCATTTGCTGCCAAGTGCCAACCCCTCCGCTTTAAATGGCGCCGTCAAAGATTGAATGGCTCTTTGTAATCAGCTGCCACCTTGCAATTTGGAGTTGCTGCAAGTACATCGTAGAAGACCAATATTTCATTGCATGTAGAGTAGAAATTGCATATTCACCTGGTAATCGTGCAACTTGTGTGGGCGTGGCTTCAATAGTAAATAGCATCATTACAAATATTTTCTCAGAACTTTTTTGATGGGCAACACATATGTAGGATGCGTTGATCTCTGCTACACTTTGGTTCCAGCCAAGGGGACGAGCAACTTGGCTTCTTATATCACAGGAGAGCAAGAAATGAGAATCCGGGTGTTTTAAGTCCGTAAAAGCTGGAGAAGAAAAAGTCAAGTTTAATGTCATGTCCGTACCACTGAAACGGTCATATGTTGAACTAACTAAACTCACATGGCCCAGCAACAGTTAGGTTGTCGTATGTGGGAAATATAGAGTGAAATTTTAGTCGGTAGCTACATGTAATGTTACATCCAGTCAGTTCTTCGCCAACTGTAATGCTATTAGACAGGTTCATTGGCGTCTTGGTTTGGTCATCAGTGACGTGACcggatttgaaaaacaaatcatcCACGGACCAAGTTACTATGACTTCCTTAGCGGGAGCCACATCGAAGATGTCGCACTGTATTGTCTTTTGGCCGTTCTTAAAGGGGCTTTGATGCAGACGAACCTTCTTCGCATATCctgtaaaatgaaatgaattatgtTCACTCGTTCAACAGTGTCTTTCACATGTAACATTCTATGTAATGGCAGCTCAACTCACTGAACACAGTTAACTCAAGAGTTCTGTTGCATTCGTATGACGCATCATGCTGTTtcagtttgattttgcagtggaTTCTCATGTCCCAGTCTGAGACTTGAAAGATCAAGGTTGAAGAGCTTTTTTGCTTGTCTTCCTTCAAAGTGTTTCCATTTGCATCAAGCAAGTACATTCCATCATGGTCCTCAACACTACTGGCACATGACACAGTGACATTTTCTCCATAATGTACTTCCGAAGGAGACACAGTCATGGTGAGAGGGTTATGTCCTACTGGACATTCACTTTCAGCATCTGGTGATAAATAGAAACAGTTTAATTCCAGACTTTAGATTTAGACAAAATATGAGAGTGCACAAGGCGTGTTCAAACTACGGCCTGCTGCTCAGTTTGTTTTGGCCCActgcaaattatgaaaatatcattgaaCATAGTCAGGACAAGAAGCGTTAATTCAGCTAACATTCTGTAGCACCTCCAAGATTTAACACTAGAATCTAATCCAATAGCAACTGACTCCAGCTTCAGCTCACCATATCCGCATCGCAGTCACACCCGCTgaacgtcagtgcgccagatgcggcccgtattgtcaatctgacagtccaaattATAGGTTACGTTTTGGGGCGGACCGTGCAGACCGGACACGCTAAAAACCCTGAAATGAAACGTTCGGTGTGTAACGTCACAACAGCGCGCACCCTGAAGTCGGGCATTCGCTGCGACTCAGTTCATTGATAGCAATGGCAACGAAGATGGAATGtgagtatttgcatttaatgaatATTGAACAAACCAATTTTGTTAATTCCaatgttgaagcgtaggcgacacagaagacgttTGGAAATGTTTGAAAACAGCAGTGTTGTTGCGCTGAGCCGGAAACATTCTGACCAGACCAATTACAGTCCTTCGACATCAcacgcgttgacgtgacgcgttGACAGGAATTTTTTGGGGAGGTGTACGTCAGAATCagacttaaagtgcctatgacaggataaaaaaaaaagtcttaaatagcattataatgtgaattagaatcatattttgagacaattcgactacatacaacaatttggcaaagcgcagatgacgagaaattagtcttttaatctgcggtttagccacgcctaccattatagggctctagcgtccccaacaggaggatgacatcAGCAGGGTCATGCTTTCAtccgatttagaattcagcccactgagggggaattttcagaacgaggaaaatgcgatgaaaagagccacaaaatgttattttgtaaatttttatggtaagtgctttattcaGTCATAATTTCATTTTGAAGTCACTTCTGGGCTTCTACACAATTTATTCAATCGAGCGCTAATAAAATGGTCAGtgtattacagtttttctcgaTTACTAAAGCACAAGTTCTAGATCTCCGAGCACAATGACCAGTTGCCTAAACACATTTAATAAATCAGGCCCCTAGTTGGCTTAACTATAAACACATTTCACCTCAATCTCCGATTTCACAAAACTCTAAACACATTCACATTTAGGCTAAACACTTTCGCACTTGCTAAAACATACTTTGCGCAATCATATGAACACATTCTCATTCACTGAACACATTTTCCTAACACTATGCAAAATGGTAGACTCAGAAATCAAAAGTTGAACACAATGAAAGCACAGGCGTCATtgcttaacccttgagagtcgaaggacgcgccggcgcgtcctcagcgcacgttgtctttgaagcgccctcacgttttaattacgtcacccacatgccgttggttggtctcgttttaaagtgcggaagttgcggtttactctcgttattatttgaagtcaatcgaccaactaaaacgtgagatattgtcatttaagttttatagttttattttcctctcaaaaaaacattaaaacgctgcatggatcatttgtttatgtctatatttccatcatttcttgtcctttttcaaaacggaagctccatgaaaaaaacacaaatcaaacgaaccctttcgaagtcacagtggaagcacaaaagttttttttttttttttataaatataactgccgtgcgaggttccacagaacgagagggaggagttttCTGAAgctgcgaggtggcgagcgatggccatttggatcgagcagcgactttgt
Coding sequences within it:
- the LOC130904729 gene encoding uncharacterized protein LOC130904729, with translation MEAEIAVPSVQAHLAECAKIWDQARAALSQSSTRTQEQANCRRAPAPAYKVGQKVWLSSRDLPLKTESRKLAPRVVGPYEIVKVVNPCAVRLKLPAALRVHPTFHVSQVKPVGVSPLSPPIPPPPPPLSIDGHPAFRVERLLDVRRRGRGLQYLVDWEGYGPEERSWVPARQILCRSLIRDFHRAHPDSLRRAPGDARRGGGTVRPRAGQVCGCVCHPITGPAPDGWSDGSCQQSPSPAYISQPELHHVAGSSLSVYC